A genomic segment from Bacillus cereus G9842 encodes:
- the thiO gene encoding glycine oxidase ThiO — MCEKYDVAIIGGGVIGSSVAHFLAERGHKVAIVEKQKIASEASKAAAGLLGVQAEWDAYDPLFELARESRAIFPQLAAVLREKTGIDIGYEEKGIYRIAQNEDEKERILHIMDWQQKIGEDSYFLTGDHVREKEPYLSESIIGAVYYPKDGHVIAPELTKAFAHSAAISGADIYEQTEVFDIRIENNKVTGVITSEGIVTCEKVVIAGGSWSTKLLSYFHRDWGTYPVKGEVVAVRSRKQLLKAPIFQERFYITPKRGGRYVIGATMKPHTFNKTVQPESITSILERAYTILPALKEAEWESTWAGLRPQSNHEAPYMGEHEEIKGLYACTGHYRNGILLSPVSGQYMADLIEGKQENHLLDSLLSKTV; from the coding sequence ATGTGTGAGAAGTATGATGTAGCGATTATTGGTGGTGGTGTAATTGGTAGTTCAGTTGCACATTTTCTAGCAGAAAGAGGACATAAAGTAGCGATTGTAGAGAAGCAAAAAATTGCATCGGAAGCTTCGAAAGCAGCTGCTGGTTTACTTGGTGTTCAAGCAGAATGGGATGCGTATGATCCGCTATTTGAACTTGCTAGAGAAAGCCGAGCTATATTTCCACAACTTGCAGCAGTTTTACGTGAAAAGACGGGTATTGATATTGGATATGAAGAAAAAGGAATTTATCGTATTGCTCAAAATGAAGATGAGAAGGAAAGAATTCTTCACATTATGGATTGGCAGCAGAAAATAGGTGAAGATTCTTATTTTCTAACGGGAGACCATGTGCGGGAAAAAGAGCCATATCTATCCGAATCTATTATAGGAGCAGTATATTATCCGAAAGACGGTCATGTTATTGCACCAGAGCTTACGAAAGCATTCGCACATTCTGCAGCGATTTCCGGTGCTGATATATATGAACAGACAGAAGTATTTGATATCCGTATTGAAAATAATAAAGTGACTGGAGTTATTACAAGTGAAGGTATTGTCACATGTGAGAAAGTCGTTATTGCAGGAGGTTCATGGAGCACGAAGTTACTCAGTTATTTTCACCGCGATTGGGGTACATATCCAGTTAAAGGAGAAGTGGTTGCGGTAAGAAGTAGAAAACAACTTTTAAAAGCACCTATTTTTCAAGAAAGATTTTACATTACTCCAAAGCGCGGTGGACGTTACGTAATTGGGGCAACAATGAAGCCACATACGTTCAATAAAACTGTGCAGCCAGAAAGTATAACTTCTATATTAGAGCGTGCTTATACAATATTGCCAGCTTTAAAAGAAGCAGAATGGGAAAGCACGTGGGCAGGATTAAGACCACAATCGAATCATGAAGCTCCTTATATGGGAGAGCATGAAGAAATAAAAGGTTTATATGCTTGCACGGGCCATTATCGAAACGGTATTTTATTAAGTCCTGTTTCTGGCCAATATATGGCTGATTTAATAGAAGGAAAGCAAGAGAATCATTTGCTAGATTCATTGCTTTCTAAAACGGTTTAG
- the thiS gene encoding sulfur carrier protein ThiS, translating to MNLKINGNQIEVPESVKTVAELLTHLELDNRIVVVERNKDILQKDDHTDTSVFDGDQIEIVTFVGGG from the coding sequence TTGAATTTGAAAATTAATGGTAATCAAATTGAAGTGCCAGAGAGTGTAAAAACAGTAGCCGAGCTACTTACACATTTAGAGCTAGATAACAGAATTGTTGTAGTAGAGCGTAATAAAGATATTTTACAAAAAGATGATCATACAGATACATCTGTTTTTGATGGAGACCAAATTGAGATTGTAACTTTCGTAGGAGGCGGTTGA
- the thiG gene encoding thiazole synthase translates to MLNIGPFSFHSRLLLGTGKFPDFDVQQKAIDVSEAEILTFAVRRMDIFDAKQPNLLEKLDVKKYTLLPNTAGAKNAEEAVRIAKLAKASGLCDMIKVEVIGDDRTLLPDPVETLKASEMLLEEGFIVLPYTSDDVVLARKLQELGVHAIMPGASPIGSGLGIVNPLNLSFIIEQATVPVIVDAGIGSPADAAFAMELGADGVLLNTAVSGAKDPIKMAQAMKLSIEAGRLGFEAGRIARKRCATASSPLEGMSVVE, encoded by the coding sequence ATGTTAAACATTGGACCATTTTCATTTCATTCTAGACTTTTATTAGGAACAGGTAAATTCCCTGATTTTGACGTGCAGCAAAAGGCAATTGACGTTTCTGAAGCTGAAATTTTAACGTTTGCAGTACGTCGTATGGATATCTTTGATGCAAAGCAACCTAATTTATTAGAGAAACTTGATGTGAAAAAATATACGTTATTACCAAATACAGCAGGGGCAAAAAACGCTGAAGAGGCTGTTCGTATTGCAAAATTAGCAAAAGCCTCTGGGCTTTGTGACATGATAAAGGTAGAAGTTATTGGTGATGATAGAACGTTATTACCTGATCCGGTAGAAACGTTAAAGGCATCTGAAATGTTACTAGAAGAAGGATTTATCGTACTTCCGTATACATCTGATGATGTTGTATTAGCACGTAAATTACAAGAGCTTGGCGTGCATGCGATTATGCCAGGAGCATCACCAATCGGTTCAGGGCTTGGTATTGTAAATCCATTAAATTTGAGCTTCATTATTGAACAAGCGACAGTACCAGTTATCGTTGATGCCGGTATTGGTAGTCCAGCTGATGCGGCATTTGCAATGGAATTAGGAGCGGATGGTGTGTTATTAAATACGGCTGTGTCAGGAGCAAAAGATCCTATTAAAATGGCACAAGCAATGAAATTAAGTATTGAGGCAGGACGTTTAGGATTTGAAGCAGGTCGTATTGCACGTAAGCGTTGTGCAACTGCAAGTAGTCCTTTAGAAGGAATGAGCGTAGTTGAATAA
- the thiF gene encoding thiazole biosynthesis adenylyltransferase ThiF: protein MNNRYSRQELFSPIGEEGQQKIREKHVLIIGAGALGSANAEMFVRAGVGKITIVDRDYVDWSNLQRQQLYAESDVKNNLPKAIAAKKRLEEINSDVTIEALVQDVTAEELEELVTNVDVIIDATDNFETRFIVNDIAQKYSIPWIYGACVGSYGLSYTILPSKTPCLSCLLQSIPLGGATCDTAGIISPAVSLVVSHQVTEALKLLVEDYESLRDGLVSFDVWKNEYSCMNVQKLRKHNCPSCGENAIYPYLNKENTSKTAVLCGRNTVQIRPPHKEEMDFERYKKLLDDRVNDLNVNPYLLSFSVEEKRLVAFKDGRVLVHGTKDISEAKTIYHRYFG, encoded by the coding sequence TTGAATAATCGATATTCTCGCCAAGAACTATTTTCTCCAATTGGAGAAGAAGGACAGCAAAAGATAAGAGAAAAGCATGTGCTTATTATCGGTGCAGGTGCATTAGGTAGTGCAAATGCAGAGATGTTTGTAAGAGCAGGTGTTGGCAAGATAACAATTGTTGACCGTGATTATGTAGATTGGAGTAATTTACAAAGACAACAATTGTATGCAGAGAGCGACGTAAAGAATAATCTTCCAAAAGCTATAGCGGCTAAAAAACGTTTAGAAGAGATCAATAGTGATGTAACAATAGAAGCTCTCGTTCAAGATGTAACAGCTGAAGAGCTAGAAGAACTTGTTACAAATGTTGATGTAATTATTGATGCGACTGATAATTTTGAAACACGCTTTATTGTGAATGATATAGCACAAAAATATTCTATTCCATGGATTTACGGTGCATGTGTAGGTAGTTACGGTCTTTCTTACACAATCCTTCCTAGTAAAACACCATGTTTATCATGTTTATTACAGTCGATTCCGCTTGGCGGGGCAACATGTGATACAGCGGGTATTATATCACCTGCTGTATCTCTCGTCGTTTCTCATCAAGTAACAGAAGCTCTTAAACTGTTAGTAGAAGATTACGAATCACTGCGAGATGGACTTGTGTCATTTGATGTATGGAAGAATGAATATTCATGTATGAATGTGCAAAAGCTTCGTAAACACAATTGTCCTTCGTGCGGAGAGAATGCGATATACCCGTATTTAAATAAAGAAAACACATCGAAAACAGCAGTTTTATGCGGGCGAAATACAGTTCAAATTAGACCACCTCATAAAGAGGAAATGGATTTTGAGAGGTACAAAAAGCTGCTGGATGATCGTGTAAATGATTTAAATGTAAATCCATATTTATTATCATTTTCTGTGGAAGAAAAGAGATTAGTTGCTTTTAAAGATGGTCGTGTACTCGTACATGGAACGAAAGATATAAGCGAAGCAAAAACGATTTATCATCGCTATTTTGGATAG
- the thiD gene encoding bifunctional hydroxymethylpyrimidine kinase/phosphomethylpyrimidine kinase, which translates to MKVNKALTIAGSDSGGGAGIQADLKTFQELGVYGMTAITAITAQNTLGVQGVYPVPLEGITEQLNSIGTDLTPDAVKLGMLFSSEIIQIVAEQIKKFGWNNIVLDPVMIAKGGASLLQQEAVQALKEYLLPVATVITPNVPEAEVLTGMEIHNIEDSKEAAKVLHELGAKYVLMKGGHAEYQGNEVIDFLFDGEKFIEFRSERIPSKQTHGSGCTFASAVTAGLAKGYSIKDAVQEAKRFISIAIEEPLNIGSGHGPTNHFAYKVNRTRV; encoded by the coding sequence ATGAAAGTGAATAAAGCTTTAACAATTGCAGGGTCTGATAGCGGCGGCGGTGCTGGAATTCAGGCAGATTTAAAAACATTCCAAGAGCTTGGTGTATACGGAATGACGGCTATTACGGCAATTACTGCTCAAAACACGCTTGGCGTTCAAGGGGTATATCCTGTTCCGTTAGAAGGTATTACAGAACAGCTGAATTCAATTGGTACGGATTTAACACCAGATGCAGTGAAACTAGGAATGTTATTTAGTAGTGAAATAATTCAAATTGTTGCAGAACAAATTAAAAAGTTTGGCTGGAATAATATTGTGCTAGATCCCGTTATGATTGCAAAAGGCGGTGCATCATTATTACAGCAAGAAGCAGTTCAAGCATTAAAAGAATATTTATTACCAGTAGCAACTGTTATAACACCGAATGTCCCAGAAGCAGAAGTGTTAACTGGGATGGAGATTCATAATATTGAAGATAGTAAGGAAGCTGCAAAAGTATTGCACGAATTAGGTGCTAAATATGTGCTTATGAAGGGCGGACATGCAGAATATCAAGGTAATGAAGTAATTGATTTCCTCTTTGATGGAGAAAAATTTATTGAGTTTAGAAGCGAGCGAATTCCTTCAAAGCAAACGCATGGAAGTGGGTGTACATTTGCTTCAGCGGTTACAGCAGGACTTGCGAAAGGATACTCAATTAAAGATGCTGTTCAAGAAGCAAAACGATTTATTAGTATAGCAATTGAAGAGCCATTGAATATTGGTAGTGGTCATGGACCGACGAATCATTTTGCGTATAAAGTGAATAGAACGCGTGTATAG
- a CDS encoding SipW-dependent-type signal peptide-containing protein: MLDVVMVGIFILLVASMASLASWSDKVVKEGKQS; the protein is encoded by the coding sequence ATGTTAGATGTTGTAATGGTCGGGATTTTTATTTTATTAGTTGCATCGATGGCAAGTCTTGCAAGTTGGTCAGATAAAGTTGTGAAAGAAGGAAAGCAATCATGA
- the kdpF gene encoding K(+)-transporting ATPase subunit F yields MIVLSVIVAAITVYLVYALLNPEKF; encoded by the coding sequence ATGATTGTCTTATCGGTTATAGTCGCAGCAATTACAGTGTATTTAGTGTATGCATTATTAAATCCAGAGAAGTTTTAA
- the kdpA gene encoding potassium-transporting ATPase subunit KdpA — MIWVAVIITMLLFILVAKPTGIYLEKAFQGSKTLDKVFGPFEKLIFKITGVKAYNQTWKQYALSLVLLNGFMIVVVYFIFRLQGVLPLNPAHIEGMEPTLAFNTAISFMADTNLQHYSGENGLSYLSQLIGITFLMFAAPATTLALVMAFIRGLAGKELGNFFVDFTRALTRVFLPIAFIAALVFVALGVPQTLDGAVTAQTIEGAKQSILRGPVASFVSIKELGNNGGGFFGANSTHPFENPGQMSNILQMMLMMLLPTALPFTYGRMVGNKKQGRILFVSLFMVFLLGFITITTSELNGNPALNGMGIEHVQGSTEGKEVRFGTVFSSLYATVTTAAETGAVNTMHDTLTPIGGLVPLVNMMLNTVYGGVGAGFVNIIMYAIIAVFISGLMVGRTPEFLGKKIEGKEMKLIAVTILFHPLLILGFSALALSTNLGTDAISHSGFHGLTQVVYEYTSSAANNGSGFEGLGDNTPFWNITTGLVMFLGRYFSLITMLAVAASLKEKTVVPETVGTFRTDNSLFGGIFIGTIVIVGALTFFPMLVLGPIAEFLTLK; from the coding sequence ATGATTTGGGTTGCAGTCATTATTACAATGCTCTTGTTTATTTTAGTAGCAAAGCCAACGGGGATTTATTTAGAGAAAGCTTTTCAAGGTAGCAAAACGCTAGATAAAGTATTCGGGCCTTTTGAAAAACTTATTTTTAAAATTACAGGTGTAAAAGCATACAATCAAACGTGGAAACAGTACGCATTATCATTAGTTTTACTCAATGGATTTATGATTGTTGTCGTATATTTCATTTTCAGATTACAAGGTGTGTTGCCGCTAAATCCAGCACATATTGAAGGAATGGAGCCTACGCTCGCTTTTAATACAGCAATTAGTTTTATGGCTGATACAAACTTACAGCATTATAGCGGTGAAAATGGTTTATCTTATTTATCACAATTAATCGGAATTACATTTTTAATGTTTGCAGCACCGGCAACGACATTAGCACTCGTTATGGCATTTATAAGAGGACTTGCTGGAAAAGAACTTGGTAACTTTTTCGTTGATTTTACGAGAGCGTTAACGAGAGTGTTTCTTCCTATCGCATTTATTGCGGCACTAGTTTTTGTCGCACTTGGCGTACCACAAACGTTAGATGGGGCGGTTACAGCACAAACGATTGAAGGTGCAAAGCAAAGTATTTTACGCGGACCTGTTGCATCATTCGTTTCCATTAAGGAACTTGGAAATAACGGCGGTGGATTTTTCGGAGCAAACTCTACGCATCCTTTCGAAAATCCAGGACAAATGAGTAATATTTTGCAAATGATGCTTATGATGTTATTACCAACAGCACTTCCATTTACGTACGGACGAATGGTCGGAAATAAAAAACAAGGCCGCATCCTTTTCGTGTCACTATTTATGGTATTTTTACTAGGGTTTATAACGATTACGACATCTGAACTAAACGGGAACCCGGCATTAAATGGAATGGGTATCGAACATGTACAAGGAAGTACAGAAGGGAAAGAAGTACGATTTGGAACAGTATTTTCTTCACTATACGCAACAGTAACGACAGCTGCTGAAACAGGCGCTGTTAATACGATGCATGATACGTTAACACCAATTGGTGGTCTAGTTCCCCTCGTAAATATGATGTTAAATACAGTGTATGGCGGAGTTGGAGCAGGCTTTGTAAACATTATTATGTATGCAATTATCGCGGTGTTTATATCTGGGTTAATGGTTGGACGGACACCAGAGTTTTTAGGTAAAAAGATTGAAGGTAAGGAAATGAAATTAATCGCAGTCACGATTTTATTTCATCCATTGCTCATTTTAGGATTTTCGGCATTAGCTCTTTCAACAAATTTAGGAACGGATGCTATTTCTCATTCCGGTTTCCACGGTTTAACACAAGTTGTATATGAATATACATCGTCAGCTGCGAATAACGGATCTGGATTTGAAGGATTAGGAGATAATACACCGTTTTGGAATATTACGACTGGTTTAGTTATGTTTTTAGGACGCTACTTCAGTTTAATTACGATGCTAGCTGTGGCAGCTTCGTTGAAAGAAAAAACGGTAGTGCCAGAAACAGTTGGAACGTTCCGTACAGATAATAGTTTATTTGGTGGCATCTTCATCGGAACAATTGTAATTGTCGGTGCATTAACATTTTTCCCGATGTTAGTACTCGGACCAATTGCAGAATTTCTTACATTGAAGTAA
- the kdpB gene encoding potassium-transporting ATPase subunit KdpB, with protein sequence MRPVVVKEKQLNKSQIHAVEDEVRQAKTMDRDIVTHAMKQSVAKLNPKVMIKNPIMFVVEIGFIITFILSFLPSSSSSIPGWFNITVSLILLFTVLFANFAEALAEGRGKAQADSLKQSKKDVFANVVKENGDIVQVSATDLRKGDVVIVKQGEMIPNDGEVIKGLASVDESAITGESAPVIKEAGGDFCSVTGGTMVVSDEITIVITSNPGESFIDKMISLVEGAARQKTPNEIALNTVLTSLTLIFLIVVVTLPIFTNYLGFQIDTAVLVALLVCLIPTTIGGLLSAIGIAGMDRVTKFNVLAMSGKAVEAAGDINTIILDKTGTITFGNRMAHTLLPVGNETIEQVGKWAAISSVLDETPEGRSVIEYVQGKSISYNRELAEQGEFVPFKAETRMSGVDLQDGTKVRKGAVGAVIEWVESQGGTIPKDVNQKADLISKEGGTPLVVAVDNRIYGLIYLKDTVKPGMRERFEQLRQMGIKTVMCTGDNPLTAATIAKEAGVDEFVAECKPEDKIAVIKAEQDKGKLVAMTGDGTNDAPALAQADVGLAMNSGTTAAKEAANMIDLDSNPTKIIEVVGIGKQLLMTRGALTTFSIANDIAKYFAIIPAMFTLAIPQMEALNIMKLTSPLSAILSALIFNAVIIPLLIPLAMKGIAYKPMSSNALLSRNLLIYGLGGVIVPFIGIKVIDIIVGLFI encoded by the coding sequence ATGAGACCGGTAGTAGTAAAAGAAAAACAATTAAATAAGTCACAAATACATGCTGTAGAAGATGAAGTTAGACAAGCGAAAACGATGGATCGTGATATCGTAACACATGCGATGAAACAATCCGTTGCGAAATTGAATCCGAAAGTCATGATAAAGAATCCGATTATGTTCGTTGTGGAAATTGGGTTTATCATTACGTTCATTTTATCTTTTCTTCCAAGCAGTTCTAGTAGTATACCAGGATGGTTTAATATAACAGTTTCTCTTATTCTATTATTTACAGTTTTATTTGCGAATTTTGCAGAAGCATTAGCAGAGGGTCGTGGTAAAGCGCAAGCCGATTCTTTAAAGCAGTCGAAGAAAGATGTGTTTGCAAATGTTGTAAAAGAAAATGGAGACATTGTCCAAGTTTCAGCAACTGATCTTAGAAAAGGTGATGTTGTTATCGTAAAACAAGGAGAAATGATTCCGAATGATGGTGAAGTAATCAAAGGATTAGCGTCTGTAGATGAATCTGCAATTACAGGAGAATCAGCTCCTGTAATAAAAGAAGCGGGTGGTGATTTTTGTTCCGTAACAGGTGGAACGATGGTGGTAAGTGATGAAATTACAATTGTTATTACGAGTAATCCTGGTGAATCATTTATCGACAAAATGATTTCTTTAGTAGAAGGAGCTGCTCGTCAAAAAACGCCGAATGAGATTGCTTTAAATACAGTATTAACGAGCTTAACTCTTATCTTCTTGATCGTCGTTGTGACGTTGCCGATTTTTACAAATTATTTAGGTTTTCAAATTGATACAGCTGTACTCGTAGCATTGTTAGTATGTTTAATTCCAACGACAATTGGTGGTTTGCTATCAGCGATTGGTATCGCTGGGATGGACCGGGTGACAAAATTTAACGTGTTAGCGATGTCAGGGAAAGCAGTAGAAGCTGCGGGCGATATTAATACAATTATTTTAGATAAAACGGGTACAATTACTTTTGGAAACCGGATGGCTCATACATTATTGCCTGTAGGAAATGAAACGATTGAGCAAGTTGGAAAGTGGGCCGCTATTAGTTCTGTTTTAGATGAAACACCAGAAGGTCGATCTGTTATCGAGTATGTGCAGGGAAAATCTATATCATATAATAGAGAACTTGCAGAACAAGGTGAGTTTGTTCCGTTTAAAGCAGAAACGAGAATGAGTGGTGTTGATTTACAAGACGGAACGAAAGTGAGAAAAGGTGCTGTAGGTGCCGTTATTGAATGGGTTGAGTCACAAGGCGGAACAATTCCGAAAGATGTAAATCAAAAAGCAGACTTAATTTCAAAAGAGGGCGGAACACCACTTGTAGTTGCAGTAGATAATCGTATTTACGGTTTAATTTATTTAAAGGATACAGTAAAACCGGGTATGCGTGAGCGTTTTGAACAGTTACGCCAAATGGGGATTAAAACGGTTATGTGTACAGGTGATAATCCGTTAACAGCAGCAACCATTGCAAAAGAAGCAGGGGTAGATGAGTTTGTTGCTGAGTGTAAGCCAGAAGATAAAATTGCGGTTATTAAAGCAGAGCAAGATAAAGGGAAACTTGTAGCGATGACAGGTGATGGTACAAATGATGCTCCGGCATTAGCACAGGCTGACGTTGGATTAGCGATGAATAGTGGTACGACAGCAGCGAAAGAAGCGGCGAACATGATTGATTTAGACTCGAATCCGACGAAAATTATTGAGGTTGTAGGAATTGGTAAGCAATTGTTAATGACCCGAGGTGCGTTAACGACGTTTAGTATTGCGAATGATATAGCGAAATATTTTGCGATTATTCCAGCGATGTTTACACTTGCGATTCCGCAAATGGAAGCATTGAACATTATGAAATTAACATCACCACTGTCAGCGATTTTATCAGCATTAATATTTAACGCTGTTATTATTCCATTACTCATTCCG